In a genomic window of Candidatus Hydrogenedentota bacterium:
- a CDS encoding DUF1501 domain-containing protein, producing MKSQRTRHGITRREALQRGILGAAGLAFLNTRRPLAAPKEARAKSVIQIWMWGGPSHLDTFDPKPDAGYDYCGPLDETIETNVAGIRINATLPLLAQQADKYAIIRSMTHGVNAHETASYIVQTGRQPDRLVYPCVGAVVALFKGYDHGYAGIVPPYVVLTEPQGRFSEAGLLGQRYKPFATGGDPNRNPFVVEGIIAEGISDERQLGRRDLLHALDSLGKAMPGNTQFARLDACEENAYGLMFGEARQLFDLASEGDEMRDRYGRNTFGQSCLMARRLVEKGVPYVTINYKGWDTHKQHFEIMKRKLPEMDQGMAALLQDLSERGLLDSTIVWWGGEFGRSPKVEWNAPWNGGRQHYGKCFCSVVAGGGFKGGQVVGASDARGEEVAEHPVYPVDLIGAMYELLGIDPDGPLPNPKGMELRVLPEPGDGVPSGGRLTEII from the coding sequence ATGAAATCGCAGCGGACACGGCACGGCATCACCCGGCGCGAGGCATTACAGCGGGGCATTCTCGGAGCCGCAGGGCTGGCCTTCCTGAATACGCGGCGCCCGCTCGCGGCCCCAAAGGAAGCGCGCGCAAAATCCGTCATCCAGATCTGGATGTGGGGCGGTCCGTCGCACCTGGACACGTTCGACCCGAAGCCGGACGCGGGATACGACTACTGTGGTCCGCTGGATGAAACCATTGAGACCAACGTGGCCGGCATCCGGATTAACGCGACGCTCCCCTTGCTGGCCCAGCAGGCTGACAAGTACGCGATCATCCGCAGCATGACGCACGGGGTCAACGCCCACGAGACGGCGTCGTACATTGTGCAGACGGGGCGTCAGCCGGACCGCCTGGTGTATCCGTGCGTGGGGGCGGTCGTGGCCCTCTTCAAAGGGTACGACCACGGATACGCGGGGATTGTCCCTCCGTATGTAGTGTTAACGGAGCCCCAAGGCCGGTTTTCTGAAGCAGGCTTGCTCGGGCAACGGTATAAGCCGTTTGCCACGGGCGGAGACCCCAACCGGAACCCGTTCGTCGTGGAAGGCATCATAGCGGAAGGGATCTCGGATGAGCGCCAGTTGGGGCGGCGCGACTTGCTGCATGCCCTTGACTCGCTGGGCAAAGCCATGCCCGGAAACACCCAGTTTGCGCGGCTTGACGCCTGCGAAGAAAATGCCTATGGGCTGATGTTCGGCGAGGCCCGGCAGCTATTCGACCTGGCCTCCGAGGGCGATGAAATGCGCGACCGGTACGGGCGTAACACCTTCGGCCAGTCGTGTCTAATGGCCCGGCGTCTGGTCGAAAAGGGCGTGCCGTACGTCACGATCAACTACAAAGGCTGGGATACCCACAAACAGCATTTCGAGATCATGAAGCGCAAACTGCCCGAGATGGACCAGGGCATGGCCGCGCTGTTGCAGGATTTGTCGGAACGCGGGTTGCTCGATAGCACGATTGTGTGGTGGGGCGGCGAATTCGGGCGAAGTCCGAAGGTCGAATGGAACGCCCCGTGGAACGGAGGCCGCCAGCACTACGGCAAATGCTTCTGTTCGGTGGTTGCGGGCGGCGGATTCAAGGGCGGTCAGGTGGTCGGCGCGTCCGATGCCAGAGGGGAAGAGGTTGCCGAGCACCCTGTGTATCCGGTGGACCTTATCGGCGCCATGTACGAATTGCTGGGCATCGATCCCGACGGCCCGTTGCCGAATCCCAAGGGAATGGAACTCAGAGTCCTGCCCGAGCCGGGAGACGGCGTGCCGAGCGGCGGCCGTCTGACAGAAATCATCTGA
- a CDS encoding PQQ-binding-like beta-propeller repeat protein, producing the protein MKTRRPPSQCLLLAILAGVCWHGFAADQPQWGERHSRNMVSSETGLPQHFDLATGENIKWSAPLGNDAYASPVVASGRVFIGANNSEPRDPRHQGDRAVLLCLNESDGSFVWQLAVPRLEDDRYLDWPNIGWCSPPTVEGDRVYTVTNRCEVVCLDLNGQANGNDGPYSDEGQHMALRGEPAMDMSVLDADIIWMTDMKEAVGMYPHDAAHCSILLDGQILYLNTCNAVDNTHRVIRKPDAPSLIALDKATGRVVAQDGEHIGPLILHSTWSSPSLGEVNGRRLVFFGGGDGVCYAFTALNPSAAPETVQTLERVWRFDSDPAGPKENVHIYQGNLQEGPSNIKGMPVFYSNRIYVTAGGDIWQGKKKAWLKCIDAAQTGDVTATAELWTYPLELHACSTPAIAGGLVFVTDCRGLLHCVDAETGAPCWTHELKREMWGSALVADGKVYVGSQGRDFYVFALSKEKQVLFSTEFDAPINSTPVAANGVLYVATMRRLYAIAETKTQ; encoded by the coding sequence ATGAAGACCCGCCGGCCCCCTTCTCAATGCCTGCTCCTCGCAATCCTTGCGGGGGTCTGCTGGCACGGCTTCGCCGCTGACCAGCCGCAGTGGGGGGAACGGCATTCCCGCAACATGGTGTCCTCCGAGACAGGTTTGCCGCAACATTTCGACCTTGCCACGGGCGAGAACATCAAATGGTCCGCCCCGCTGGGAAATGACGCCTATGCTTCGCCGGTGGTCGCGTCCGGGAGAGTGTTCATTGGAGCGAACAATTCCGAGCCGCGCGATCCCAGGCATCAAGGCGACCGCGCCGTGCTGCTGTGCCTGAATGAAAGCGACGGGAGCTTCGTGTGGCAGCTCGCGGTGCCGCGGCTGGAAGATGATCGGTATCTCGACTGGCCCAACATCGGCTGGTGCTCGCCCCCGACCGTCGAGGGAGACCGTGTCTACACGGTCACGAACCGGTGCGAAGTGGTCTGTCTTGACCTCAACGGTCAGGCGAACGGCAACGATGGACCCTATTCGGACGAGGGCCAGCACATGGCGCTCCGAGGCGAGCCGGCCATGGACATGTCCGTCCTGGATGCCGACATCATCTGGATGACCGATATGAAGGAGGCCGTGGGGATGTATCCTCATGACGCCGCCCATTGTTCCATCCTGCTCGACGGCCAGATTCTCTATCTCAACACGTGCAACGCCGTCGACAATACGCACAGGGTAATCCGCAAGCCCGACGCTCCCAGCCTGATCGCGCTCGACAAGGCGACGGGACGGGTCGTGGCGCAGGATGGCGAGCACATCGGCCCCCTGATTCTTCATTCCACATGGTCGTCTCCCTCTCTGGGGGAGGTCAACGGCCGGAGGCTGGTATTCTTCGGAGGCGGCGACGGCGTATGCTACGCGTTCACAGCGCTGAACCCTTCCGCGGCGCCGGAGACGGTTCAGACGCTCGAACGCGTGTGGCGGTTTGATAGCGACCCGGCCGGTCCCAAGGAGAATGTGCACATCTACCAGGGGAACCTGCAGGAAGGGCCCAGCAATATCAAAGGCATGCCGGTCTTTTACAGCAATCGCATCTACGTAACGGCAGGCGGCGACATCTGGCAGGGCAAGAAAAAGGCTTGGCTCAAATGCATCGACGCGGCTCAGACCGGCGACGTCACCGCAACCGCCGAGTTGTGGACGTATCCGCTTGAACTGCACGCCTGTTCGACTCCGGCGATCGCCGGAGGTCTCGTCTTCGTGACGGACTGCCGCGGTCTCCTCCACTGTGTCGATGCAGAGACCGGCGCGCCCTGCTGGACCCATGAGCTCAAACGGGAAATGTGGGGCTCGGCCCTCGTGGCGGACGGCAAGGTGTATGTCGGGTCCCAGGGACGCGATTTTTATGTCTTCGCCTTGTCGAAGGAAAAACAGGTTCTGTTTTCAACCGAATTCGATGCGCCAATCAACAGCACGCCCGTGGCCGCCAATGGCGTTCTCTACGTGGCGACGATGCGCCGCTTGTACGCAATTGCCGAAACCAAGACGCAGTAG
- a CDS encoding ABC transporter permease, protein MTLLRLVLDSLRFHWRMHAGAAAGTALTGAILTGALLVGDSTDYSLRQYALARLGAIHFAVESRGGFFSQDLVAGLRESVPAPGVPALAVRGMALADNVEQSRQINQVSVVGIPADFWDLAPPAALPLGEYETALNERLAEALGVGVGDRVALRIVKPGVLPRDAPLSSRTGDSSTRALCAVKAILPDSGIGRFSLAAAQTAPYNAFVDLHWLQEQLGLEGRVNLALVGEGVSQAELETALQQVWRPDYVGLRLRTHSGGIIQLETDRIFLQQAVAEAALALPGAQGTLSYLVNSISKGERSTPYSFAIAGPVPRDMRDGQAVINRWLADELDAKPGDAIEVRYYEFTPSNDFVEKSRSFTVHSIVEMAELETERGLMPEFPGLTDVERCEDWGIGMPLDEERLADKANEEYWNQYGPTPKFLCTLAAGQEMWGNRYGNLMTVRFPGTAASESAILDALRQHVTPEQAGLLISPVRQEAFEAVERAIDLGGLFLGMSFFLIVAALILTALLFVFGVQHRASEMGILLAVGFRTPRIRIVFLMEAAASAILGAVTGAGASTLYTRALIFGLSHYWQGAVAQTGILYHAAPGTVATGAALSLVCALGAMGLAMWRQTRHSPRELLTMDFSQDAAGTASRRSRAPALWPPALILLAALGLIVYALTANVEEVALVFFGAGALLLVSGIGFFRCLLGRMRSPGSVARLTLASLSLENTARRSGRSLSVATLLATGAFLVLAVSSMQEDVTANAGKRSSGTGGFELFAETTLPLTQNPAETLDLPGVGAVALRVRDGDDASCLNLNRAQTPRILGVDVDEMAALGAFLPEQQQSGLWQLLRLDLPGGAAPALVGDSDTAMWGLQKKTGVDDGDTLTYRDDAGNEVGVRLVGRLPMRLSVFQGAILVSNEWFTRLFPSEEGFRVFLLDTPPGQEESVAGKLNAEFAKSGMDASSAVARLRRFYAVESTYLAMFLVLGGLGMILGSAALGIVVLRNLLERRREIALLRAVGFQNKALLRLFLLEYGFLLGTGVAIGGVASAIAMLPTVASAGSSVSLGTQGLILAGIALMGTACIVLAVRIGVGRDNFDALRAE, encoded by the coding sequence ATGACGTTGCTGAGGCTGGTACTCGACAGCCTCCGGTTTCACTGGCGCATGCACGCCGGGGCGGCCGCGGGGACGGCTCTGACGGGCGCTATTCTTACGGGTGCGCTCCTGGTAGGGGACAGCACCGATTATTCGCTCCGTCAATATGCCCTTGCCCGCCTTGGCGCGATTCATTTCGCGGTCGAATCACGGGGGGGCTTTTTCTCGCAGGACCTCGTTGCCGGATTACGCGAGAGCGTGCCGGCGCCGGGCGTCCCGGCCCTCGCCGTGCGCGGGATGGCCCTCGCAGACAATGTTGAGCAGTCCAGGCAGATCAACCAGGTGAGCGTGGTGGGCATCCCGGCGGACTTCTGGGACCTCGCCCCACCCGCGGCGCTTCCTTTGGGCGAGTATGAAACAGCCTTGAACGAGCGGCTCGCGGAAGCCCTGGGCGTCGGTGTGGGCGACAGGGTGGCGCTTCGGATCGTCAAACCGGGCGTCCTGCCGCGCGACGCCCCGCTCTCTTCCCGCACCGGGGATTCCTCGACCCGCGCGCTGTGCGCCGTGAAAGCCATCCTGCCGGATTCAGGTATTGGGCGTTTCAGCCTCGCGGCAGCCCAGACCGCGCCGTACAACGCGTTCGTTGACCTGCACTGGCTTCAGGAACAGCTCGGGCTCGAGGGGCGCGTCAACCTCGCTCTCGTGGGAGAAGGCGTCAGCCAGGCGGAACTGGAAACCGCCCTTCAACAGGTGTGGCGGCCGGATTACGTGGGTCTCAGATTGCGAACGCATTCCGGCGGGATCATCCAACTGGAAACGGACCGCATTTTCCTGCAACAGGCGGTGGCGGAAGCCGCCCTTGCACTGCCCGGCGCGCAGGGAACGCTCTCTTACCTGGTCAACTCGATTTCGAAAGGCGAGCGGTCGACGCCGTATTCCTTCGCGATTGCAGGCCCTGTTCCACGAGATATGCGCGACGGGCAGGCGGTGATTAACCGCTGGCTCGCCGACGAGCTCGACGCGAAACCAGGCGACGCCATCGAGGTGCGGTACTACGAATTCACGCCATCGAACGATTTCGTAGAGAAATCCCGCAGCTTCACAGTCCACAGCATCGTGGAAATGGCGGAACTCGAGACCGAACGCGGCCTGATGCCCGAGTTTCCCGGGTTGACCGACGTCGAGCGCTGCGAGGATTGGGGTATCGGCATGCCCCTCGACGAGGAACGTCTCGCTGACAAGGCGAACGAGGAATATTGGAACCAATACGGTCCCACGCCCAAGTTTCTGTGCACCCTCGCCGCGGGGCAGGAAATGTGGGGCAACCGTTATGGCAACCTCATGACAGTCCGCTTCCCCGGCACGGCTGCCTCGGAAAGCGCCATCCTTGATGCGCTTCGCCAACACGTGACGCCCGAGCAAGCGGGACTGTTGATCTCGCCGGTCCGCCAAGAAGCGTTTGAAGCCGTCGAGAGGGCCATCGACCTCGGCGGACTGTTTCTGGGGATGAGTTTCTTTCTGATCGTTGCTGCGCTGATTCTCACGGCGCTGCTGTTCGTGTTCGGCGTGCAGCACCGGGCGTCCGAGATGGGCATCTTGCTCGCCGTGGGGTTCCGCACGCCGCGCATCCGCATCGTGTTCTTGATGGAGGCGGCCGCGAGCGCCATTCTGGGGGCCGTAACCGGGGCAGGCGCAAGCACCCTCTACACACGGGCCCTTATCTTCGGGTTGAGCCATTACTGGCAGGGAGCGGTCGCTCAGACCGGCATTCTCTATCATGCGGCGCCCGGGACTGTGGCGACCGGGGCCGCGCTCAGTCTTGTGTGCGCCCTCGGAGCCATGGGCCTGGCGATGTGGCGCCAGACCCGCCACTCGCCCCGCGAACTACTCACCATGGACTTTTCTCAGGATGCGGCGGGCACGGCATCGCGACGAAGCCGCGCGCCTGCCCTGTGGCCGCCCGCGCTCATTCTCCTGGCTGCCCTGGGTTTGATCGTGTATGCGCTGACCGCAAACGTCGAGGAAGTAGCCCTGGTATTTTTCGGCGCCGGGGCGTTGCTGCTGGTCTCGGGCATTGGGTTCTTCCGCTGTCTTCTCGGGCGCATGCGCTCTCCGGGGTCCGTTGCGCGGCTCACGCTTGCGTCGCTCTCGCTCGAGAATACCGCCCGGCGGAGCGGCCGGAGCCTGAGTGTCGCCACGCTCCTTGCGACGGGCGCGTTTCTGGTACTGGCGGTATCGTCGATGCAGGAGGACGTCACCGCGAACGCGGGAAAGCGTTCTTCGGGCACGGGCGGATTCGAGTTGTTCGCGGAAACGACCCTTCCCCTGACGCAGAATCCCGCGGAAACGCTTGACCTGCCCGGCGTCGGCGCGGTGGCCCTGCGGGTTCGTGACGGAGACGACGCCAGTTGCCTCAACCTGAATCGTGCTCAGACGCCCCGGATTCTCGGGGTTGACGTGGATGAGATGGCTGCGCTCGGCGCGTTTCTGCCCGAGCAACAGCAAAGCGGCTTGTGGCAACTGCTGCGACTGGACCTTCCCGGCGGCGCGGCGCCCGCCCTCGTGGGCGATTCCGACACGGCGATGTGGGGGCTTCAAAAGAAGACCGGCGTTGATGACGGAGATACACTCACCTACCGCGACGACGCGGGAAACGAGGTCGGTGTGCGCCTGGTGGGCCGCCTTCCCATGCGGCTTTCCGTATTCCAGGGCGCCATACTGGTCTCCAACGAGTGGTTTACGCGTCTTTTCCCTTCGGAAGAGGGCTTTCGCGTCTTTCTGTTGGACACCCCGCCGGGCCAGGAAGAATCAGTGGCCGGCAAACTGAATGCGGAGTTCGCAAAATCAGGCATGGACGCCTCGTCCGCCGTAGCGCGGCTCCGCCGGTTCTACGCCGTCGAGTCCACATATCTGGCGATGTTCCTGGTGCTGGGCGGCCTGGGGATGATTCTGGGGAGCGCTGCCCTGGGGATTGTGGTCTTGCGTAACCTGCTTGAGCGGCGTCGTGAGATCGCCCTGCTCCGCGCGGTGGGCTTCCAGAACAAGGCTCTGCTCCGGCTGTTTCTTCTCGAATACGGGTTCCTGCTGGGAACGGGTGTTGCCATTGGCGGCGTTGCCTCGGCCATCGCCATGTTGCCCACGGTGGCATCTGCCGGTTCCTCCGTTTCCCTTGGCACTCAGGGGCTCATCCTCGCGGGCATCGCGCTTATGGGAACCGCATGCATCGTTTTGGCGGTCAGGATAGGCGTCGGACGCGACAACTTCGACGCCCTTCGTGCCGAGTGA
- a CDS encoding glycosyltransferase family 4 protein, with translation MKVVQLIPGTGGTFYCQNCIRDGALMRALRRRGVEVTLVPLYLPLKVDAEGLEDHAPVFFGGINVYLQQKFGLFRRTPRWLDRFFDSGWMLKQAAAREGSTNAAALGPMTLSMLQGRLGNQRKEIDRLTEWLKNHERPALIHASNSLLLGVATELKRALNIPLVCSLQDEDTWLDAIPEPHGSQCWKTMSERAREVDGFIAVSNWYAGVMTRRMNIPPEKLAVAPVGIEFEDIEPAPAPSDPPAIGYLSRMSECLGLGLLVDAFIQLKQRGKIPGLKLRVTGGQTAEDTAFLNHIQSELRKRHMEADVEFLEHFDRASRHAFLRSLSVLSVPVPGGEAFGAFIIEALACGVPVVQPAAGAFPEIMEKTGGGTVYEPNTEHGLRDALEQLLLDRAGAHELGRRGREAVLAQYSVEKTMENVLAVYTNLVKS, from the coding sequence GTGAAAGTCGTGCAGTTGATTCCGGGAACCGGCGGGACATTCTACTGCCAGAATTGCATACGCGACGGCGCGTTGATGCGGGCCCTGCGCAGACGCGGGGTGGAGGTTACGCTGGTCCCCCTCTATTTGCCGTTGAAGGTGGACGCCGAAGGTCTTGAGGACCATGCGCCAGTGTTCTTTGGCGGGATCAACGTGTATCTGCAGCAGAAGTTCGGCCTGTTTCGGAGGACGCCGCGCTGGCTTGACAGGTTCTTTGACTCCGGCTGGATGCTGAAACAAGCGGCCGCCCGCGAAGGCTCGACCAATGCCGCCGCCCTAGGTCCGATGACTCTTTCCATGCTGCAGGGGCGTTTGGGCAACCAGCGCAAGGAAATTGACCGCCTCACCGAATGGCTCAAGAACCACGAAAGACCGGCTTTGATTCACGCGTCCAACTCGCTTCTGCTGGGCGTTGCCACGGAACTGAAACGCGCGCTCAACATCCCTCTGGTGTGCAGCCTCCAGGATGAGGACACCTGGCTCGACGCCATTCCCGAGCCCCACGGCAGCCAATGCTGGAAGACCATGTCCGAGCGCGCCCGCGAAGTCGACGGGTTCATCGCGGTAAGCAACTGGTACGCCGGTGTCATGACCCGCCGCATGAATATCCCGCCTGAAAAGCTCGCCGTCGCGCCCGTAGGCATTGAATTCGAAGACATCGAGCCCGCGCCGGCGCCGTCGGACCCGCCCGCGATCGGGTATCTGTCGCGCATGAGCGAATGCCTTGGCCTCGGACTTCTGGTAGACGCCTTCATCCAATTGAAACAGCGCGGCAAGATACCAGGCCTCAAGCTGCGGGTCACCGGCGGGCAGACCGCCGAAGACACCGCTTTTCTGAATCACATCCAATCCGAATTGCGCAAACGCCATATGGAGGCGGACGTCGAGTTCCTCGAACACTTCGACAGGGCATCGCGCCACGCATTTCTGCGTTCGCTGTCGGTCCTGTCGGTGCCGGTTCCAGGCGGCGAAGCGTTCGGCGCCTTTATCATCGAAGCGCTGGCGTGCGGGGTGCCTGTCGTGCAACCGGCCGCTGGCGCGTTCCCTGAGATCATGGAGAAGACCGGCGGAGGCACCGTGTACGAGCCGAACACGGAACATGGCCTGAGAGACGCCCTTGAACAGCTCTTGCTCGACCGTGCTGGCGCGCATGAACTCGGACGGCGCGGACGCGAGGCCGTCCTCGCCCAGTATAGCGTCGAGAAGACCATGGAAAACGTCCTGGCGGTCTACACGAACCTGGTGAAATCATGA
- a CDS encoding PQQ-binding-like beta-propeller repeat protein — MKDCARWLLLMASLAVLGLTGCGNDTGTPPQQDSPDSAAQDADGHTDAAKGPAEVPWNTYHGDFSLSGITETPLPNELTLAWRFLAGAPVVTTPVAGGARIYFVNNKGRIFAIDSQGNEIWSVAIPREARDKWSPKEQQFDAPLTYFRDTLLAGSVDGILFALDAASGEVKWQADLDGTILGAANVAVVTPKESGSESVRVYVIEQGSGVLHCLDFQTGQPVWQSQGVERCDGSPGVGGGTAVFGSCAAALHVFSAETGERLHDIPMGDESQVAGGVAVIDDEAYSGSRSGAVLKARTETGGVAWRNTDCTAEAFTTPAVDRQWVVFGCASGDVHGLERETGASKWTFHAGGLVTSAVIARDKVVAGSEGTLFLLRLEDGTKLWSHEVSDEITSPAIFDGLVIVGCDDGTVAAFR; from the coding sequence ATGAAAGACTGCGCTCGTTGGCTTCTGCTCATGGCGTCGCTGGCCGTCTTGGGCCTGACCGGCTGCGGCAACGATACCGGGACGCCGCCGCAACAAGACTCCCCGGACTCCGCTGCGCAGGACGCAGACGGGCACACGGACGCCGCCAAAGGCCCGGCAGAAGTTCCGTGGAACACGTACCACGGCGATTTCTCGCTGAGCGGCATCACCGAGACGCCGTTGCCCAACGAGTTGACCCTCGCCTGGCGTTTCTTGGCAGGAGCACCGGTTGTCACCACCCCGGTAGCGGGCGGCGCGCGTATCTATTTCGTCAATAACAAGGGGCGAATATTCGCTATCGACAGTCAGGGCAATGAAATCTGGTCCGTGGCAATTCCGCGCGAGGCGCGCGACAAGTGGTCCCCCAAGGAACAGCAATTCGACGCGCCGCTCACCTATTTCCGCGATACGCTTCTTGCCGGCTCGGTAGACGGCATCCTGTTCGCACTCGATGCCGCGTCGGGCGAGGTGAAATGGCAGGCGGACCTGGACGGCACGATCCTGGGCGCGGCGAACGTGGCCGTAGTCACGCCGAAGGAGAGCGGCTCCGAGAGCGTCCGGGTGTACGTCATCGAGCAGGGCAGCGGCGTCCTTCATTGCCTGGATTTCCAGACGGGCCAGCCTGTCTGGCAGTCACAAGGGGTCGAGCGTTGCGACGGCTCGCCCGGCGTCGGCGGCGGAACGGCTGTTTTTGGAAGCTGCGCCGCGGCGTTGCACGTGTTTTCCGCCGAAACCGGCGAACGATTGCACGATATCCCCATGGGCGATGAATCCCAGGTGGCGGGCGGGGTCGCGGTTATCGATGATGAGGCCTACTCTGGCAGCCGCAGCGGCGCGGTTTTGAAAGCCAGGACGGAAACGGGCGGCGTCGCATGGCGCAATACGGACTGCACGGCCGAAGCGTTCACCACGCCTGCCGTAGACCGCCAGTGGGTGGTCTTCGGATGCGCCAGCGGCGATGTCCACGGGCTCGAACGCGAGACAGGCGCGTCGAAGTGGACCTTTCACGCTGGAGGGCTTGTGACGTCTGCCGTTATCGCCCGCGACAAAGTGGTTGCCGGTTCCGAGGGCACACTGTTCCTGCTGCGGCTTGAAGATGGGACCAAACTGTGGTCCCATGAGGTCAGCGACGAAATAACGTCGCCAGCCATCTTCGACGGACTGGTGATTGTCGGATGCGATGATGGAACAGTGGCCGCCTTCCGTTAG
- a CDS encoding ABC transporter ATP-binding protein, translating into MNETSALLEVRDVTKTYESSPNPPQVLKGVSLRLARGESVAVVGPSGCGKSTLLNLIGALDTPTSGTVTFDGRDLGALDSAELARFRNTSVGFVFQFHHLLPQCTTLENVLVPALVNGGAQSKKARALGLLGRVGLSGRADYRPGQLSGGERQRAAVVRALINEPRLLLADEPTGSLNEESASELVELLLELGREQGMALLVVTHSLAVAARMDRILELRDGLLNPRGKTP; encoded by the coding sequence ATGAATGAGACATCAGCTTTGCTTGAGGTCCGCGACGTCACGAAGACGTACGAGAGTTCTCCAAATCCTCCGCAGGTGCTGAAGGGGGTCAGCCTGCGTCTGGCGCGGGGTGAGTCCGTGGCCGTAGTCGGCCCGTCGGGGTGCGGCAAGAGCACGCTGCTCAACCTGATCGGTGCTCTTGACACGCCGACATCCGGTACTGTCACGTTCGACGGCCGCGATCTGGGCGCGCTGGATTCCGCCGAGCTGGCGAGATTTCGCAATACGTCGGTGGGATTCGTGTTTCAGTTTCATCATCTGTTGCCCCAGTGCACCACGCTCGAGAACGTGCTGGTCCCGGCCTTGGTGAATGGGGGGGCGCAGAGCAAGAAGGCGCGGGCGCTCGGATTGCTCGGACGCGTGGGCCTGTCCGGCCGGGCGGATTACCGGCCGGGCCAGCTTTCGGGCGGGGAGCGGCAACGCGCCGCCGTGGTGCGGGCGCTCATCAACGAACCGCGTCTCTTACTCGCCGACGAACCCACCGGCTCGCTCAATGAGGAAAGCGCGTCGGAACTGGTCGAGCTCCTGCTCGAACTCGGCCGCGAACAGGGCATGGCTCTGCTTGTTGTCACGCATTCGCTGGCGGTCGCGGCGCGAATGGACCGGATACTCGAACTTCGCGACGGACTGCTCAACCCGAGAGGGAAGACCCCATGA
- a CDS encoding FAD-dependent oxidoreductase has product MPRLTIDGQTVDAPPGASVMDAAALLGIEIPALCHVRGVRPLTSCMVCVVEDKQTGKTFPSCSTRASDGMVIETGTGAIRAARKEVLQLLLSEHVGDCEAPCRRICPAALDVPLMMRKTGAGDLDAAARLAKDALIFPGTLGWVCNAPCERGCHRGTFDEPLLIKEMHRRLAEEVMAPGNVVPERPESTGRRVAIVGSGIAGLSAAWTLARRGHRCTVFEREDRPGGPLRDLSEEELPARVFQSEVESILSLGVELRTNCMVGREIAIEEVLKTYDAVVLACQDDALEDAEDEDRVFTAIEFPMAVNAVGEGKEVADEADRFLRGQPSAFHEKPFDCRLVEIHESEMAAFAAHRMEAATHGRGRQHGVIEDEARRCLHCDCLKKVSCKLRQCATEYGAKQFAYREVNRPPIAASEVTGSVFFEPGKCIRCGLCVEITAVRGEPFGMAFVQRGFDVRVQPPLGRSLEEALTKTARECAEACPTAALAWRNQEERES; this is encoded by the coding sequence ATGCCGCGATTGACCATAGACGGCCAAACCGTGGATGCGCCCCCCGGCGCGTCGGTAATGGACGCGGCCGCCCTGCTCGGGATCGAGATTCCCGCACTGTGCCACGTCCGCGGAGTGCGCCCCCTTACGTCGTGCATGGTTTGCGTCGTTGAAGATAAGCAGACGGGCAAGACATTCCCGTCCTGTTCCACGAGGGCCAGCGACGGCATGGTCATCGAAACCGGTACCGGGGCGATACGCGCTGCGCGCAAGGAGGTGTTGCAGCTTCTGTTGAGCGAGCATGTGGGCGATTGCGAAGCCCCGTGCCGGCGCATCTGCCCCGCCGCGCTCGACGTGCCCCTCATGATGCGAAAGACAGGGGCCGGAGACCTGGACGCGGCCGCGCGCCTCGCCAAGGATGCGTTGATCTTCCCCGGAACGCTGGGGTGGGTCTGCAACGCGCCGTGCGAACGCGGATGCCATCGCGGAACCTTTGACGAACCATTGCTCATCAAGGAGATGCACCGCCGCCTTGCGGAAGAAGTCATGGCGCCGGGCAACGTTGTGCCCGAGCGGCCCGAGTCCACAGGCAGGCGCGTCGCCATTGTCGGGAGTGGCATCGCGGGGCTGTCGGCGGCATGGACGCTCGCGCGAAGGGGCCACAGGTGCACGGTATTCGAGCGCGAGGACCGGCCGGGCGGGCCTCTGCGCGACCTGAGCGAAGAGGAGCTGCCCGCGCGCGTATTCCAGTCCGAGGTCGAGTCTATCTTGAGCCTGGGGGTGGAACTGCGCACCAATTGCATGGTTGGGAGGGAGATTGCCATCGAGGAAGTGTTGAAAACCTATGATGCCGTGGTCCTGGCCTGCCAGGACGATGCCCTCGAGGACGCCGAAGACGAGGATCGCGTGTTCACGGCCATTGAATTCCCGATGGCGGTGAATGCTGTAGGAGAAGGCAAGGAAGTGGCGGACGAGGCGGACCGGTTTCTCCGGGGCCAGCCGTCCGCGTTCCACGAAAAACCGTTCGATTGCCGCCTTGTCGAGATCCATGAATCCGAGATGGCCGCGTTCGCCGCGCATCGCATGGAGGCCGCCACGCACGGGCGGGGACGCCAGCACGGCGTCATCGAAGACGAGGCAAGACGGTGTCTGCATTGCGACTGTCTGAAAAAGGTTTCCTGCAAGTTGAGGCAGTGCGCGACCGAGTATGGGGCGAAGCAGTTCGCATACCGTGAGGTGAACCGTCCGCCCATAGCAGCGTCCGAGGTAACCGGCTCCGTCTTCTTCGAGCCGGGGAAATGTATTCGCTGCGGTCTTTGTGTTGAGATCACGGCCGTCCGGGGGGAGCCGTTTGGCATGGCATTCGTCCAGCGCGGGTTTGATGTGCGCGTGCAGCCTCCTTTGGGACGGTCCCTCGAGGAAGCGTTGACCAAGACCGCGCGCGAGTGCGCCGAGGCCTGTCCCACGGCCGCATTGGCATGGCGGAATCAAGAGGAGCGGGAATCGTGA